From the genome of Pseudomonas yamanorum, one region includes:
- a CDS encoding FmdB family zinc ribbon protein, whose protein sequence is MPMYDYQCASCGHQLEAIQKISAAPLVDCPACQAPELKKMLSMPGFRLSGNGWYETDFKTGSKKNLAGGDKAD, encoded by the coding sequence ATGCCCATGTACGACTATCAATGCGCTTCCTGTGGTCATCAGTTGGAAGCCATTCAAAAGATCAGCGCAGCGCCGCTGGTCGATTGCCCTGCCTGCCAGGCTCCGGAGCTCAAGAAGATGTTGTCCATGCCGGGCTTTCGCCTGAGTGGCAACGGTTGGTACGAGACCGATTTCAAGACCGGTTCGAAGAAGAATCTGGCCGGCGGCGACAAAGCAGACTGA